The following coding sequences lie in one Paracidovorax avenae genomic window:
- the purF gene encoding amidophosphoribosyltransferase: MCGIVGVVSTAPVNQLIYDALLLLQHRGQDAAGIVTQQERKFFMHKAKGMVRDVFRTRNMRALPGTVGLGQVRYPTAGNAYSEEEAQPFYVNAPFGIVLVHNGNLTNAQSLRAELFSTDHRHTNTESDSEVLLNVFAHELERATRGVPLQVEDVFNAVAAVHRRVKGSYAVIALIAGHGLLAFRDPHGIRPLCIGRSADGTVMVGSESVALEGTNHVFERDVQPGEAVFITPDGTVHARQCAQAPQLNPCIFEFVYLARPDSVLDGISVYQARLNLGEALAKRVVSTVPPNEIDVIIPIPESSRPSATQLAHLLGIPYREGFVKNRYVGRTFIMPGQGVRKKSVRQKLNVIASEFKGRNVLLVDDSIVRGTTSREIVQMARDAGARKVYLASAAPPVRYPNVYGIDMPTSNELVAHGRTVEEVRQAIGCDALIYQDVNAMKKAVGSLNGGIEGFDASCFDGVYVTGDITAQDIARLNEGRVGKEEQEEDTSRLALPNAQDA, encoded by the coding sequence ATGTGTGGAATCGTCGGTGTGGTCAGCACGGCTCCCGTCAACCAGCTGATCTATGACGCCTTGCTGCTGCTGCAGCACCGGGGGCAGGATGCCGCGGGCATCGTCACGCAGCAGGAACGCAAGTTCTTCATGCACAAGGCCAAGGGCATGGTCCGCGACGTGTTCCGCACCCGCAACATGCGCGCGCTGCCTGGCACGGTGGGCCTGGGGCAGGTGCGCTATCCCACGGCAGGCAACGCCTACAGCGAGGAAGAGGCCCAGCCCTTCTACGTGAATGCCCCGTTCGGCATCGTGCTGGTGCACAACGGCAACCTCACCAATGCCCAGTCGCTGCGGGCCGAGCTGTTCTCCACCGACCACCGCCACACCAACACGGAGAGCGATTCCGAGGTGCTGCTCAACGTGTTCGCGCACGAGCTCGAGCGCGCCACGCGCGGCGTGCCGCTGCAGGTCGAGGACGTCTTCAACGCGGTGGCCGCCGTGCACCGGCGCGTGAAGGGCTCCTATGCCGTGATCGCGCTGATCGCGGGCCATGGCCTGCTGGCTTTCCGTGATCCCCACGGCATCCGCCCGCTGTGCATCGGCCGCAGCGCGGACGGCACGGTGATGGTGGGCAGCGAATCGGTGGCGCTGGAAGGCACCAACCATGTCTTCGAGCGCGACGTGCAGCCCGGCGAGGCCGTGTTCATCACGCCCGACGGCACCGTGCACGCCCGCCAGTGCGCGCAGGCGCCGCAGCTCAATCCGTGCATCTTCGAGTTCGTGTACCTCGCGCGGCCCGACTCCGTGCTGGACGGCATCTCCGTCTACCAGGCGCGCCTGAACCTCGGCGAGGCCCTGGCCAAGCGCGTGGTCTCCACGGTGCCGCCCAACGAGATCGACGTGATCATCCCGATCCCCGAGTCCAGCCGCCCGAGCGCCACGCAGCTCGCGCACCTGCTCGGCATCCCGTACCGCGAGGGCTTCGTGAAGAACCGCTACGTCGGCCGCACCTTCATCATGCCGGGGCAGGGCGTGCGCAAGAAGTCCGTGCGCCAGAAGCTCAACGTGATCGCCAGCGAATTCAAGGGCCGCAACGTGCTGCTGGTGGATGACTCCATCGTGCGCGGCACGACCTCGCGCGAGATCGTGCAGATGGCCCGCGACGCCGGTGCGCGCAAGGTGTACCTCGCCAGCGCCGCGCCGCCGGTGCGCTATCCCAACGTGTACGGCATCGACATGCCCACCAGCAACGAGCTGGTCGCGCATGGCCGCACGGTGGAGGAAGTGCGCCAGGCCATCGGCTGCGACGCGCTGATCTACCAGGACGTGAACGCCATGAAGAAGGCCGTGGGCTCGCTCAACGGCGGCATCGAGGGCTTCGACGCCTCGTGCTTCGACGGCGTGTACGTCACGGGCGACATCACTGCGCAGGACATCGCGCGCCTGAACGAAGGCCGCGTCGGCAAGGAGGAACAGGAAGAGGACACCTCCCGCCTGGCCCTGCCGAACGCCCAGGACGCCTGA
- a CDS encoding O-succinylhomoserine sulfhydrylase: protein MAHDRTNGTGGLPEGLHPDTLAVRESIPRSQYGEHSEALYLSSSFVQPDAQTAALRFAGEEDGYTYTRTANPTVTAFERRLAAMEGTETAIGTATGMSAILLMCLALLKTGDHVVCSQSMFGSTIKLIGGELSRFGVETTFVPQTDAAAWKAALRPATRLMFAETPTNPLTDLCDIAALSAIAREAGVLLAVDNCFASPALQQPAKWGADLVIHSGTKFLDGQGRVMAGAVCGPRSLIDDKLGPMIRSAGMNLSPFNAWVVLKGLETLSIRVRAQADNALRLATWLQAHPGVARVHYPGLASHPQHALAMRQQSGLGGAVLSFDVKSQGDADAARRSAFHVIDSTRVCSITANLGDVKTTVTHPASTSHGRLTEAQRQAAGIGQGLIRVAVGLEHIEDLKADLARGLDTLQ, encoded by the coding sequence ATGGCCCACGACAGAACGAACGGCACCGGGGGACTTCCGGAAGGCCTGCACCCCGACACGCTCGCCGTGCGGGAATCCATCCCGCGCAGCCAGTACGGGGAGCATTCCGAAGCGCTCTACCTGAGCAGCAGCTTCGTGCAGCCCGATGCGCAGACCGCCGCGCTGCGCTTCGCGGGCGAGGAGGACGGCTACACCTACACGCGAACGGCCAATCCCACGGTGACGGCCTTCGAGCGGCGGCTGGCCGCCATGGAGGGCACCGAGACGGCGATCGGCACGGCCACCGGCATGTCTGCCATCCTGCTCATGTGCCTGGCGCTGCTCAAGACGGGCGACCACGTGGTGTGCTCGCAGTCGATGTTCGGCTCCACCATCAAGCTGATCGGCGGCGAGCTCTCGCGTTTCGGTGTCGAGACCACCTTCGTGCCGCAGACGGATGCCGCCGCCTGGAAGGCCGCGCTGCGCCCCGCGACGCGCCTGATGTTCGCCGAGACGCCCACCAACCCGCTCACCGACCTGTGCGACATCGCAGCGCTGTCGGCGATCGCGCGCGAGGCCGGCGTGCTGCTGGCCGTGGACAACTGCTTCGCTTCGCCCGCCCTGCAGCAGCCGGCCAAGTGGGGCGCCGACCTCGTCATCCATTCCGGCACCAAGTTCCTCGATGGCCAGGGCCGCGTCATGGCCGGCGCCGTGTGCGGCCCGCGCTCGCTCATCGACGACAAGCTCGGCCCCATGATCCGCAGCGCGGGCATGAACCTGTCGCCCTTCAACGCCTGGGTGGTGCTCAAGGGGCTGGAGACACTGTCCATCCGCGTCCGTGCCCAGGCCGACAATGCCCTGCGCCTGGCCACGTGGCTCCAGGCGCACCCCGGCGTGGCGCGCGTCCATTACCCGGGCCTCGCCTCGCATCCCCAGCATGCACTGGCGATGCGCCAGCAATCCGGCCTGGGCGGCGCGGTGCTCTCCTTCGACGTGAAGTCGCAGGGCGATGCCGATGCGGCACGCCGCAGCGCCTTCCACGTGATCGACAGCACGCGCGTGTGCAGCATCACCGCCAACCTGGGCGACGTGAAGACCACCGTCACCCATCCCGCGAGCACCTCGCACGGGCGCCTGACCGAGGCGCAGCGCCAGGCGGCCGGCATCGGCCAGGGGCTGATCCGCGTGGCCGTGGGCCTGGAACACATCGAAGACCTGAAGGCCGACCTCGCGCGCGGCCTGGATACCCTGCAATGA
- the gltX gene encoding glutamate--tRNA ligase, whose amino-acid sequence MSQSLSPASSSSSSGGAQQRVRTRFAPSPTGFIHLGNIRSALYPWAFARATGGDFILRIEDTDLERSSQAAVDVILEGMQWLGMDPDEGPFYQMQRMDRYKEVLAQMQAQGLVYPCYMSVAELDALRERQMQARQKPRYDGTWRPEEGKTLPPVPEGVQPVLRFRNPVGGSVVWEDKVKGRIEIQNDELDDLVIARPDGTPTYNFCVVVDDIDMAITHVIRGDDHVNNTPRQINIFRALGKEPPVYAHLPTVLNEQGEKMSKRNGAKPVTQYRDEGYLPEAMVNYLARLGWSHGDDEIFSREQFLEWFDLDHLGRSAAQFDEAKLRWVNAQHLKATSDERLAGLVAPRLAARGIAQADLDDGRLPRICALFKDRCDTLVALADWAHVFYGEVTPNEEERAKHVVDAVKPAIAALSDALAQCAWDKASIAAAFKEVLAAQGLKMPQLAMPVRVLTVGTAHTPSVDAVLELLGREKIAARLRTA is encoded by the coding sequence ATGAGCCAAAGCCTTTCCCCTGCTTCTTCTTCCTCTTCTTCGGGCGGCGCGCAGCAGCGCGTGCGCACCCGTTTCGCGCCGTCGCCCACGGGTTTCATCCACTTGGGCAACATCCGCTCGGCGCTCTACCCGTGGGCCTTCGCGCGCGCCACGGGCGGCGACTTCATCCTGCGCATCGAGGACACCGACCTCGAGCGTTCGAGCCAGGCCGCGGTCGACGTCATCCTGGAAGGCATGCAGTGGCTGGGCATGGACCCGGACGAGGGCCCGTTCTACCAGATGCAGCGCATGGACCGGTACAAGGAAGTGCTGGCGCAGATGCAGGCGCAGGGCCTGGTCTACCCGTGCTACATGAGCGTGGCGGAACTCGACGCGCTGCGCGAGCGCCAGATGCAGGCCAGGCAGAAGCCGCGCTACGACGGCACGTGGCGCCCGGAAGAGGGCAAGACGCTGCCGCCGGTGCCCGAGGGCGTGCAGCCGGTGCTGCGCTTCCGCAACCCCGTCGGCGGCTCGGTGGTCTGGGAAGACAAGGTCAAGGGCCGCATCGAGATCCAGAACGACGAACTCGACGACCTCGTCATCGCGCGCCCGGACGGCACGCCCACGTACAACTTCTGCGTGGTGGTGGACGACATCGACATGGCCATCACCCACGTGATCCGCGGCGACGACCACGTGAACAACACGCCGCGCCAGATCAACATCTTCCGCGCGCTCGGCAAGGAGCCGCCGGTGTATGCCCACCTGCCCACCGTGCTCAACGAGCAGGGCGAGAAGATGAGCAAGCGCAACGGCGCCAAGCCCGTCACGCAGTACCGCGACGAAGGCTACCTGCCCGAGGCGATGGTGAACTACCTCGCGCGCCTGGGCTGGAGCCATGGCGATGACGAGATCTTCTCGCGCGAGCAGTTCCTGGAGTGGTTCGACCTGGACCACCTGGGCCGCAGCGCGGCGCAGTTCGACGAGGCCAAGCTGCGCTGGGTGAACGCCCAGCACCTGAAAGCCACTTCCGACGAGCGCCTGGCCGGACTGGTGGCGCCGCGCCTCGCGGCCCGCGGCATCGCTCAGGCCGATCTGGACGACGGGCGCCTGCCGCGCATCTGCGCACTCTTCAAGGACCGCTGCGACACGCTGGTGGCGCTGGCCGACTGGGCCCATGTGTTCTATGGTGAGGTGACGCCCAATGAAGAGGAACGCGCCAAGCACGTGGTGGACGCCGTGAAGCCCGCGATCGCCGCGCTCTCGGACGCACTCGCGCAGTGCGCCTGGGACAAGGCCAGCATCGCCGCCGCCTTCAAGGAAGTGCTGGCCGCGCAGGGCCTCAAGATGCCGCAGCTGGCCATGCCGGTGCGCGTGCTCACCGTGGGCACGGCGCACACGCCGTCGGTCGATGCGGTGCTCGAACTGCTCGGACGCGAAAAAATTGCAGCGAGATTGCGAACGGCCTGA
- a CDS encoding DUF1624 domain-containing protein: MSLTSAPPLSSAPSDARLASAASATSRLVSIDALRGLVIVFMLLDHVRETFFMHHQVTDPMVLADTSPALFFNRVLAHLCAPVFIFLAGLSAFLYGSRQPDGRRAATVFLVQRGLFLVALELTVVNFAWTFQWPPQVIYLQVIWVIGLSMLALALLLWLPRGVLVAVGLLLVAGHNLLDGVHFPAGHVLHVPWSILHDRGWLAVGDGLRMRTSYPLLPWIGVIALGYAAGPWFTAGADAGQRRRRLVAWSMGALALFAALRWLNAYGDHPRAVGATPLETVMGFLNVTKYPPSLLFVALTLGLGLALLAAFERVPARSGWLRVLVAFGAAPMFFYVLHLYVLKVLYLGALGIWGPNQGRYFGFDAVWQVWLCTAVLAALLYGPVRAFGAFKARRKDLAWLRFL; the protein is encoded by the coding sequence GTGTCGCTCACGTCCGCTCCTCCGCTGTCCTCCGCGCCATCCGACGCGCGCCTGGCCTCCGCCGCATCGGCCACGTCCCGGCTGGTGTCCATCGATGCATTGCGCGGCCTGGTGATCGTGTTCATGCTGCTCGACCACGTGCGCGAGACGTTCTTCATGCACCACCAGGTCACGGATCCCATGGTGTTGGCGGACACGTCGCCGGCCCTGTTCTTCAACCGCGTCCTGGCACACCTGTGTGCGCCGGTTTTCATCTTTCTCGCAGGGCTGTCCGCCTTCCTCTACGGCAGCCGCCAGCCGGACGGACGCCGGGCTGCCACGGTGTTCCTCGTGCAGCGCGGGCTCTTCCTGGTGGCGCTGGAACTCACGGTGGTGAATTTCGCATGGACCTTCCAATGGCCGCCGCAGGTGATCTATCTGCAGGTCATCTGGGTGATCGGCCTGAGCATGCTGGCGCTGGCCTTGCTGCTATGGCTGCCGCGCGGCGTGCTCGTGGCGGTGGGGCTGTTGCTGGTGGCAGGCCACAACCTGCTCGACGGCGTGCATTTTCCCGCAGGGCACGTGTTGCACGTGCCGTGGTCCATCCTGCATGACCGGGGGTGGCTCGCCGTGGGCGACGGCCTGCGGATGCGCACGTCCTATCCGCTGCTGCCCTGGATCGGCGTGATCGCGCTGGGGTATGCCGCCGGCCCCTGGTTCACCGCCGGGGCAGACGCGGGGCAGCGCCGCCGCCGTCTGGTGGCCTGGTCGATGGGTGCGCTGGCGCTGTTCGCCGCGCTGCGGTGGCTGAACGCCTATGGCGACCATCCCCGGGCCGTGGGGGCCACGCCGCTGGAGACCGTGATGGGCTTCCTGAACGTGACGAAGTACCCGCCCTCGCTGCTCTTCGTGGCGCTGACCCTGGGGCTCGGCCTGGCACTGCTCGCCGCCTTCGAGCGCGTGCCGGCGCGGTCGGGGTGGCTGCGGGTGCTGGTGGCCTTCGGGGCCGCGCCCATGTTCTTCTATGTGCTGCACCTGTACGTGCTGAAGGTGCTCTACCTCGGCGCGCTGGGAATCTGGGGGCCCAACCAGGGACGCTATTTCGGTTTCGACGCGGTGTGGCAGGTGTGGCTCTGCACGGCCGTGCTGGCCGCGCTGCTCTACGGGCCGGTGCGTGCGTTCGGGGCCTTCAAGGCGCGGCGAAAAGACCTGGCCTGGCTGCGGTTCCTGTAG
- a CDS encoding multidrug effflux MFS transporter: MPFSPFLRMALVLGLLSAIGPFAIDMYLPALPEIGHGLGAPVGAVQWSLTAFFLSLGVGQLLYGPLSDMAGRKPPLYFGLVLFTVASVGCALATTIETLLVLRFLQGLGAAAGMVVPRAVVRDLHTGHEAARLMSLLMLVFSVSPLLAPLAGSGVIALAGWRGVFWAVAIAALAGLLLVRFALAETRPAADRTQSTLGSALRGYGLLLRDPHYLGLVFIGGCAMAGFFVYLAGSPFVLINHYGLTPTQYSLAFSFNAAAFFAMAQFNGMLAARFGLEPIVKVAATASSAVMAVMLGYYLLGGDRLAVLVGLYFMASALMGLVIPTTSVLALEEHGAIAGTASALMGTLQMLTGAVAMGLVGLFADGRPLPMVAGMATGAFLGTALCWTTLGRARVAPGRGRRGARA; encoded by the coding sequence ATGCCTTTTTCGCCTTTCCTGCGCATGGCCCTGGTACTGGGCCTGCTTTCCGCCATCGGCCCCTTCGCGATCGACATGTACCTGCCTGCGCTGCCCGAGATCGGGCATGGCCTGGGTGCGCCCGTGGGCGCGGTGCAGTGGAGCCTGACGGCCTTCTTCCTCTCGCTCGGCGTGGGCCAGTTGCTCTACGGCCCGCTGTCGGACATGGCCGGGCGCAAGCCGCCGCTCTATTTCGGGCTGGTGCTGTTCACCGTGGCGAGCGTCGGCTGCGCGCTGGCGACCACCATCGAGACCCTGCTCGTGCTGCGCTTCCTGCAGGGACTGGGTGCGGCCGCGGGCATGGTGGTGCCGCGCGCCGTGGTGCGGGACCTGCACACGGGCCACGAGGCCGCACGGCTGATGTCGCTGCTGATGCTGGTGTTCAGCGTGTCGCCATTGCTGGCGCCGCTCGCCGGCAGCGGCGTGATCGCTCTCGCGGGCTGGCGTGGCGTGTTCTGGGCGGTGGCGATCGCCGCGCTGGCCGGACTGCTGCTGGTGCGCTTCGCGCTCGCCGAGACCCGGCCCGCCGCGGACAGGACGCAAAGTACCCTGGGCAGTGCGCTGCGGGGCTACGGCCTGCTGCTGCGCGACCCGCATTACCTGGGCCTGGTGTTCATCGGCGGCTGCGCGATGGCGGGCTTCTTCGTGTACCTGGCGGGCTCGCCCTTCGTGCTCATCAACCACTACGGGCTCACCCCCACGCAGTACAGCCTGGCGTTCTCGTTCAATGCCGCGGCGTTTTTCGCCATGGCGCAGTTCAACGGCATGCTGGCCGCCCGCTTCGGGCTGGAGCCGATCGTGAAGGTGGCGGCCACCGCCTCGTCCGCGGTGATGGCCGTGATGCTCGGCTACTACCTGCTGGGCGGTGACCGGCTCGCGGTGCTGGTCGGGCTGTACTTCATGGCGAGCGCACTCATGGGGCTGGTGATTCCCACGACCTCGGTGCTGGCGCTGGAGGAGCACGGCGCGATCGCCGGCACGGCCTCTGCGCTGATGGGCACGCTGCAGATGCTCACGGGTGCCGTGGCGATGGGGCTGGTGGGGCTGTTCGCCGACGGCCGGCCGCTGCCGATGGTCGCGGGGATGGCGACCGGGGCGTTTCTCGGCACGGCGCTGTGCTGGACCACGCTGGGCCGCGCCCGCGTGGCGCCCGGCCGGGGCCGCCGGGGAGCCCGGGCATGA
- a CDS encoding MFS transporter: protein MSGATTGTAPGAGQGSAAEAAASRPAGVADGLEPPERGRAMLVIILGIAVAVLDGSIMNLALPTIARELQAGAPQAIWVVNAYQIATLGMLLPLAALGERIGYRRVYLLGMGLFAVSSLGAMLASSLEVLIAARAVQGLGAAGIMSVNAALVRMIYPRARLGQGLALNSLVVAASSVAGPSVAAAILSVSSWPMLFAINLPLGVATLWLGRRALPFNPPPPQGVKAGARFSVFDVGLNMLMFALVFIGGDQLGVQGGTGGLSLGPVLMLVAGLVVGAMYLRRQVRADRRGETPLFPVDLLRIPVFSLSMGASVAAFCAQMLAFLALPFLLLEAHGRSHAEAGLLITPWPLAIVAVAPLAGRLIGRVSDGLLGGIGMAMLALGLAALAGMPQDAGALGVVWRMALCGVGFALFQSPNNHTIVTSAPLQRSGAAGGMLSTARLTGQTLGAVLLAVIFAIQGTHGGHAETVAFWLAAGSAVVAGVCSVLRLGPARAAGGRGAGH, encoded by the coding sequence ATGAGCGGCGCGACAACTGGCACGGCTCCCGGCGCGGGGCAGGGCAGCGCCGCGGAAGCCGCAGCGTCGCGGCCTGCAGGCGTGGCCGACGGGCTGGAGCCTCCAGAGCGCGGGAGGGCGATGCTGGTGATCATCCTCGGCATCGCCGTCGCGGTGCTGGACGGCAGCATCATGAACCTCGCGCTGCCCACCATCGCCCGGGAACTGCAGGCCGGCGCGCCACAGGCCATCTGGGTGGTGAACGCCTACCAGATCGCCACGCTCGGCATGCTGCTGCCGCTAGCCGCGCTCGGGGAGCGCATCGGCTACCGGCGGGTGTACCTGCTGGGCATGGGCCTGTTCGCGGTGTCGTCCCTGGGCGCCATGCTGGCGTCGTCGCTGGAGGTGCTGATCGCGGCGCGGGCCGTGCAGGGCCTGGGTGCGGCGGGCATCATGAGCGTGAACGCGGCGCTGGTGCGCATGATCTATCCGCGCGCGCGGCTGGGGCAGGGGCTGGCGCTCAATTCGCTGGTCGTCGCGGCCTCGTCGGTGGCGGGGCCCTCGGTGGCGGCCGCCATCCTCTCGGTGTCGTCCTGGCCGATGTTGTTCGCGATCAACCTCCCGCTGGGGGTGGCGACGCTCTGGCTCGGACGGCGCGCGCTGCCCTTCAATCCACCGCCGCCGCAGGGGGTGAAGGCGGGTGCGCGGTTTTCCGTGTTCGACGTCGGGCTCAACATGCTGATGTTCGCGCTGGTGTTCATCGGCGGCGACCAGTTGGGCGTGCAGGGCGGGACGGGCGGACTGTCCCTGGGCCCTGTGCTGATGCTGGTGGCGGGACTGGTTGTCGGGGCGATGTACCTGCGCAGGCAGGTGCGGGCCGATCGCCGCGGCGAGACGCCGCTGTTCCCGGTGGACCTGCTGCGCATCCCGGTGTTTTCCCTGTCGATGGGTGCTTCGGTCGCCGCCTTCTGCGCGCAGATGCTGGCGTTCCTGGCGCTGCCGTTCCTGCTGCTGGAGGCGCACGGCCGCTCGCATGCCGAGGCCGGCCTGCTCATCACCCCCTGGCCGCTGGCCATCGTGGCCGTCGCGCCGCTCGCAGGGCGCCTGATCGGCCGGGTATCGGATGGCCTCCTGGGCGGCATCGGCATGGCCATGCTGGCACTGGGGCTGGCGGCGCTGGCCGGGATGCCGCAGGATGCGGGCGCGCTTGGCGTGGTGTGGCGCATGGCGCTGTGCGGGGTGGGCTTCGCGCTGTTCCAGTCGCCCAATAACCACACCATCGTCACGTCCGCGCCGCTGCAGCGTTCGGGTGCCGCCGGCGGCATGCTGAGCACCGCCCGGCTCACGGGCCAGACGCTGGGCGCCGTGCTGCTCGCGGTGATCTTCGCGATCCAGGGCACGCATGGCGGCCATGCGGAAACGGTGGCATTCTGGCTCGCCGCGGGCAGTGCCGTCGTGGCAGGCGTATGCAGCGTGCTGCGCCTGGGGCCGGCGAGGGCAGCCGGAGGACGGGGCGCAGGTCACTGA
- a CDS encoding DUF72 domain-containing protein: protein MQDSLFGDDLPPPPAPSPAPPRPATESPAASPRRPPRTGGGVHPIEPDPELLALAAALPPQLRLGGSSWSYPGWKGLVWEGEHSESTLARQGLAAYARHPLMRTVSIDRGFYKPLTVSQYAGYASQVPDDFRFIVKAPSLVTDALVRAEDGRGRAPNPAFLDPALALQEFVAPALEGLGAKIGALVFQLSPLPPAQLHRLEGTIARIGALLRAMPPLAPTAPDGVLAVEVRDPEWLSPEYEPLFAEALLSARATYCLGLHAKMPPLEEQLRLLRRLWPGPLVCRWNLNPVHGAYGYEEAEALYSPFDRIVHPAPEVHALLARTLAGITGRGQNAFVAISNHAEGCAPITIRTLAGEVAALQGYRSPSDAGTQSDANRNAGAGPESGDNAGNGSGNASAI from the coding sequence ATGCAAGATTCGCTCTTCGGCGACGACCTTCCGCCGCCTCCTGCGCCCTCTCCCGCACCGCCCAGGCCGGCCACCGAATCTCCCGCCGCCAGTCCCCGCCGCCCGCCCAGGACGGGCGGCGGCGTCCACCCCATCGAACCCGACCCAGAACTGCTGGCCCTGGCCGCCGCCCTGCCCCCGCAGCTGCGGCTCGGCGGCTCCTCCTGGAGCTACCCCGGCTGGAAAGGCCTGGTCTGGGAAGGCGAGCACTCCGAATCCACGCTGGCGCGCCAGGGCCTGGCCGCCTATGCGCGGCACCCGCTGATGCGCACCGTGAGCATCGACCGCGGTTTCTACAAGCCCCTGACCGTGAGCCAGTATGCGGGCTATGCCTCGCAGGTGCCCGACGACTTCCGCTTCATCGTGAAGGCGCCCAGCCTCGTCACCGATGCACTGGTGCGCGCCGAGGACGGCCGGGGGCGTGCGCCGAACCCGGCGTTTCTCGATCCTGCGCTGGCGCTGCAGGAGTTCGTGGCGCCCGCGCTGGAAGGCCTGGGGGCCAAGATCGGGGCGCTGGTGTTCCAGCTGAGCCCGTTGCCGCCAGCGCAGCTCCATCGCCTCGAAGGCACCATCGCCCGCATCGGCGCACTGCTGCGCGCCATGCCGCCGCTCGCGCCCACCGCGCCGGACGGCGTGCTGGCCGTGGAAGTGCGCGATCCCGAGTGGCTGTCGCCGGAATACGAGCCGCTGTTCGCCGAAGCCCTGCTCTCGGCCCGCGCGACCTACTGCCTGGGGCTGCACGCCAAGATGCCGCCGCTCGAAGAGCAATTGCGGTTGCTGCGCAGGCTCTGGCCGGGCCCGCTGGTCTGCCGCTGGAACCTCAACCCGGTGCACGGCGCCTACGGCTACGAAGAGGCCGAAGCGCTCTACAGCCCGTTCGACCGCATCGTCCATCCCGCGCCGGAGGTGCATGCGCTGCTGGCGCGCACGCTGGCGGGCATCACCGGCAGGGGGCAGAACGCGTTCGTCGCGATCAGCAACCATGCCGAGGGCTGTGCGCCGATCACCATCCGCACGCTGGCGGGCGAGGTCGCCGCGTTGCAGGGCTATCGTTCGCCTTCCGATGCCGGCACGCAAAGCGACGCGAACCGGAACGCAGGCGCCGGACCGGAATCCGGTGACAACGCTGGCAACGGATCCGGCAACGCTTCCGCGATCTGA